A genomic stretch from Lathyrus oleraceus cultivar Zhongwan6 chromosome 2, CAAS_Psat_ZW6_1.0, whole genome shotgun sequence includes:
- the LOC127123016 gene encoding uncharacterized protein LOC127123016 → MNPDRKNIHNYKFVEPQLTVLRGLGARLDLGNKDDFKTSYGNLLGILTTEVNTTVVHTLVQFYDLPLRCFTFQYYQLAPTLEEYSHILGIRIKNQVPYVRTKEILKYQVLVEALNIGKKEVELNLKPKGGIHGFTSKFLVDKAITFAEDGSWTTFNASLALLIYGIVLFPNMEEFVDLAAIHIFLTQNPIPTLLADTYYSIHVRTQKKKGTIVCCTPLLYRWFISHLPSKCPFAENKDNLKWSQWIMSLNTEDISWYS, encoded by the coding sequence CCTGACAGGAAAAACATTCACAATTACAAGTTCGTAGAACCTCAACTGACTGTCTTGAGAGGACTAGGGGCACGTCTAGATCTTGGAAACAAAGATGACTTCAAGACGTCTTATGGAAACCTTCTGGGAATCCTGACCACCGAAGTCAATACCACTGTTGTGCACACCctggtgcaattctatgatcTTCCGCTGAGATGCTTTACATTCCAATATTACCAATTGGCACCCACATTGGAAGAGTATTCACATATTCTGGGTATTAGGATCAAGAACCAAGTTCCTTATGTGCGCACTAAGGAAATCCTTAAATATCAAGTCCTTGTTGAAGCTCTCAACATAGGGAAGAAGGAAGTGGAGCTGAACTTGAAACCTAAGGGTGGAATTCATGGCTTCACCTCAAAGTTTCTAGTAGATAAAGCTATTACCTTCGCCGAAGATGGGAGTTGGACGACCTTCAACGCCAGTCTAGCTCTACTAATCTATGGGATCGTACTGTTTCCGAACATGGAAGAATTCGTGGATCTGGCCGCTATTCATATCTTTCTAACTCAGAATCCTATTCCCACTCTTCTTGCTGATACTTATTACTCCATCCATGTAAGGACCCAGAAGAAGAAAGGAACCATCGTTTGTTGTACTCCTTTGCTGTATAGATGGTTTATTTCACATCTACCCAGCAAATGCCCTTTCGCTGAAAACAAAGACAACTTGAAATGGTCCCAGTGGATCATGTCCTTGAACACCGAGGACATCTCCTGGTATTCTTAA